The following coding sequences are from one Trichoplusia ni isolate ovarian cell line Hi5 chromosome 15, tn1, whole genome shotgun sequence window:
- the LOC113501395 gene encoding uncharacterized protein LOC113501395 has product MLTRRRAARLPSPGSSPSSASQLPPGRGPAPAVAVASSSSDEYYSPPTSPTPVRRPGRRRPPSSLAPSGQPASNRAPAPGGVVQRMKWTRPMNENVMRAYYGATGGGTNLTAYRARMLSLFRALEPDVDVSAQRLSDQVRVIQRNHRLDDATLDRLRSEVQTSPVVVTPSIAEAPAASALPANPADGEDDDGAITVSTQCSDHIRSTLEQAVLEYRSTPRDQRPRLPRLPMHNRNKALMGVLDSLLSSYFGNSEDLGDTHSLLYCAAVAACRVAGVTFRDNTAARPKQAAPAWQCRIEKRVAEARTLIAKLVAFRGGNTRPRVMRFVKRAFAGTNISPSEYTARVTERIDFFKQKLEQTLYRECLKLDLLVWKQDDALYYI; this is encoded by the coding sequence ATGTTGACACGAAGAAGAGCAGCACGCCTTCCATCCCCGGGCTCGTCGCCGAGCTCCGCCTCGCAGCTGCCGCCGGGCCGAGGTCCAGCGCCGGCAGTTGCAGTCGCGTCGAGCTCCAGCGACGAGTACTACTCCCCGCCGACGTCGCCAACACCTGTACGTCGGCCGGGGAGGCGCCGGCCGCCGAGCAGCTTGGCGCCCTCAGGCCAACCGGCCTCGAACAGGGCTCCCGCTCCCGGTGGTGTAGTGCAGCGCATGAAGTGGACTCGACCCATGAACGAGAATGTCATGCGCGCCTACTATGGGGCGACAGGGGGAGGAACTAACCTCACTGCGTACCGTGCCAGAATGCTCTCTCTGTTTCGGGCCCTTGAACCGGACGTCGACGTATCGGCACAACGTTTgtcggatcaagtgcgagttatcCAACGTAATCACAGGTTGGATGACGCGACGCTTGATCGATTGCGCTCTGAAGTGCAGACTAGCCCTGTCGTCGTTACCCCGTCAATAGCGGAAGCGCCAGCTGCAAGCGCGCTGCCTGCCAACCCTGCTGACGGGGAAGATGATGACGGTGCTATAACTGTAAGTACCCAGTGCAGTGATCATATAAGGAGTACATTGGAACAGGCGGTTCTGGAGTATCGGTCAACACCCCGGGACCAGAGACCGCGACTACCTCGCTTGCCCATGCACAACCGAAACAAGGCGCTAATGGGTGTCCTGGATTCGCTGCTATCCAGTTATTTTGGGAACAGCGAAGACCTCGGTGACACGCACTCGCTTCTGTACTGTGCGGCTGTTGCGGCGTGTCGTGTAGCTGGTGTTACCTTTCGAGATAACACAGCTGCACGGCCTAAGCAAGCGGCACCAGCCTGGCAGTGCAGGATTGAGAAGCGTGTTGCTGAGGCCAGGACACTCATAGCCAAACTTGTTGCGTTTCGGGGCGGAAACACTCGCCCTAGGGTCATGCGTTTTGTAAAGCGGGCGTTTGCTGGGACTAATATTAGCCCCAGCGAATACACCGCCCGAGTTACAGAAcgcattgacttttttaagcaaaag